The following proteins come from a genomic window of Iamia sp. SCSIO 61187:
- a CDS encoding ABC transporter ATP-binding protein, translated as MDLANDAAPAATRPADAAPLLEVEDLVKHFPIKAGLLSRQVGAVQAVSGISFQLHRGQTLGLVGESGCGKSTTGRLVMRLLEATAGTVRFDGIDVHRASNRDVRALRRRMQIVFQDPYASLNPRQTVQAIVSEPLRVHDRWKDGGADKVKDLMELVGLKPEHANRYPHEFSGGQRQRIGIARALALDPEMLVLDEPVSALDVSIQAGVVNLLEDIQDELGLAYLFIAHDLSVVRHTSDQVAVMYLGKIVELGSADDLYDRPVHPYTQALLSAVPLADPRKQRARQRIVLEGDPPNPANPPSGCRFRTRCWRKAELEAAGTDTSACVEQDPPLASGEWGATEHEVACHFPKVRVML; from the coding sequence CGCCAACGACGCCGCCCCCGCGGCCACCCGCCCGGCCGATGCCGCCCCGCTGCTCGAGGTCGAGGACCTCGTCAAGCACTTCCCGATCAAGGCCGGCCTCCTCAGCCGCCAGGTCGGGGCGGTGCAGGCCGTCTCCGGCATCAGCTTCCAGCTCCACCGGGGCCAGACCCTCGGCCTGGTGGGGGAGTCGGGGTGCGGCAAGAGCACCACCGGGCGACTGGTGATGCGCCTCCTGGAGGCGACCGCCGGCACCGTCCGCTTCGACGGCATCGACGTGCACCGCGCCAGCAACCGCGACGTGCGAGCCCTGCGCCGGCGCATGCAGATCGTGTTCCAGGACCCGTACGCCTCGCTCAACCCCCGCCAGACCGTGCAGGCCATCGTCAGCGAGCCGCTGCGGGTGCACGACCGGTGGAAGGACGGCGGCGCCGACAAGGTCAAGGACCTCATGGAGCTCGTCGGCCTCAAGCCCGAGCACGCCAACCGCTACCCGCACGAGTTCTCCGGCGGGCAGCGCCAGCGCATCGGCATCGCCCGGGCCCTCGCCCTCGACCCCGAGATGCTCGTGCTCGACGAACCGGTGTCGGCTCTCGACGTGTCCATCCAGGCCGGTGTGGTCAACCTGCTCGAGGACATCCAGGACGAGCTGGGGCTGGCCTACCTGTTCATCGCCCACGACCTGTCGGTCGTCCGCCACACCTCCGACCAGGTCGCGGTCATGTACCTGGGCAAGATCGTCGAGCTGGGATCCGCCGACGACCTCTACGACCGGCCCGTGCACCCCTACACCCAGGCCCTGCTGTCGGCGGTGCCCCTGGCCGACCCGCGCAAGCAGCGGGCCCGCCAGCGGATCGTGCTGGAGGGCGACCCGCCCAACCCGGCCAACCCGCCGTCGGGGTGCCGGTTCCGCACCCGGTGCTGGCGCAAGGCCGAGCTGGAGGCCGCCGGCACCGACACCAGCGCCTGCGTCGAGCAGGACCCCCCGCTGGCCAGCGGCGAGTGGGGAGCGACCGAGCACGAGGTGGCCTGCCACTTCCCCAAGGTCCGCGTGATGCTCTGA